One Bacillus sp. FJAT-52991 genomic region harbors:
- a CDS encoding TetR/AcrR family transcriptional regulator produces the protein MSENTAGKIKLTQKGQMTREKLLATAEIIFGEKGYYETSVVDITQRAGVSQGTFYNYFPTKCAIFEELVMQLSRDVRFEIKKAIVAAQSHEDAQRIGFQTFFLWVKNHPNLYSIVQQALLVDVKLYRYYYDQLANGYMRALAKAMEDGEFKSLNKEAITYCLMGIGQFLGMRWVYWEEKLVPDDVFESAMDMVFHGLKQPTIKGDEREDGANFYMD, from the coding sequence TTGTCAGAAAATACAGCAGGAAAAATAAAGCTAACACAAAAAGGTCAGATGACACGTGAAAAATTGCTTGCAACAGCAGAAATAATCTTTGGAGAGAAGGGCTATTATGAAACGTCCGTTGTTGACATTACGCAACGAGCGGGTGTTTCACAAGGAACATTTTATAATTACTTTCCGACCAAGTGTGCGATTTTTGAAGAATTAGTGATGCAATTAAGTAGAGATGTGCGATTTGAGATCAAAAAGGCGATCGTCGCTGCCCAAAGTCATGAAGACGCCCAAAGAATCGGCTTTCAAACATTTTTCTTATGGGTGAAGAATCATCCCAATTTATATAGTATCGTCCAACAAGCTCTTCTAGTTGACGTCAAATTGTATCGCTATTACTATGACCAGTTAGCTAATGGTTATATGAGAGCGCTTGCGAAAGCGATGGAGGATGGTGAATTTAAATCGTTAAATAAAGAAGCAATTACTTATTGTTTAATGGGAATCGGGCAATTTTTAGGAATGAGGTGGGTATATTGGGAGGAGAAACTTGTACCTGATGATGTTTTCGAAAGTGCCATGGATATGGTATTTCATGGCTTAAAACAGCCAACAATTAAAGGAGATGAAAGAGAGGATGGAGCAAATTTCTATATGGATTGA
- a CDS encoding BTAD domain-containing putative transcriptional regulator — protein MSVPIMKTKLMVPTVHGDFIRLARLFKKLKAISDYPLTLIHAGAGYGKSTGLALYAQDENERCCWYTVSAMDDDMIPFLTYLIHAVRSKFPMFGDELLQYIDQMDRYIREDELNVLCSLFINEVVSLQEKLVIILDDFHQVEHSLVINRWMEKIIEHRPHQLHIVIASRSRPSWQVLTKMKVSGQLLEISQKDLKLTMEEMELLLTEFYDVSLTEKELQQIYELTEGWVIALGMMAQHLTENGDLTNVSSQASQSLQELFQYLLFEVFSTQPPMIQQFLEQTCIFEVISEEKCTHILGIPDSGAMLEELTSKNLFIQKIGDDKYKYHALFREFLEKQFRTKQPERYELLQKQIAYFFEQDGQWEQALMFYKKLNKLEAMASILDKYGFVMLQSGKLEGLYDWLSLIPEAELNVCYKLWHLKGEVLRYRSAYQEAEYCYDQAIIYAEAQQDYLEKSRVLEGKARIYLDTIQPYHAERLLYQAIDLREKNEESTTEEIAELYQLLAENLINAGKASKAEKWIQRAKALNVPIKDNHLEARLYLRTGRFKQAKEMLAETQFAMKVDEKKELPQSHRETELLLSLIASFTGDGKQAKELAQDSIDLGVHAEAPFVEACGWIRMGHAVQLTDQCELLLAKKCYETSLQMMDDLHLGRGKAEPQMGLCLLFGKSGDYERAIEAGRSALKETENVHDVWLSALITLSMGLAAIHNRQVEDAIEFLKKAEQLARLTEDDYIKMFCHFWQAVIYYERAENDLFIKHFSPFMKLVQLRDYEFIFFNRTMFGPLDLQLFPYLFMEASKQNIYPDYIVRVLHRMGLAKLQSHPGYTLRVQALGPFRIWLGDKEVEERQWQRGKAKELFQLFITHYKQLLPKEEIFQKLWPDRDEVSCARDFKVALNAVNNVLEPQRKARSASFFIKREGTFYGLNPDAVLEMDVTQFEQWVEMGLEEGDKEKAFSCLEKGMKYYNGDFLAERRYDEWCRNERERLLVYYLRGAEKLAQLAVRNENYEAAIQWCEKIIERDVTWEEAYRLLMYSYYRKNNRPQAIKWYQKCNQILQEELGVRPLEPTLYMYQMIMEAK, from the coding sequence ATGTCTGTTCCAATTATGAAGACGAAGTTAATGGTTCCAACGGTTCATGGAGATTTTATTCGATTGGCAAGACTGTTTAAAAAATTGAAAGCTATTTCAGATTATCCGTTAACATTGATTCATGCCGGTGCTGGTTATGGCAAAAGTACGGGGCTTGCTCTTTATGCTCAAGATGAGAATGAAAGATGTTGTTGGTATACGGTTTCAGCAATGGATGATGACATGATCCCGTTTTTAACTTATTTGATTCATGCGGTACGGTCAAAGTTTCCGATGTTTGGGGACGAGCTATTACAGTATATCGACCAAATGGATCGCTACATACGTGAGGATGAGCTGAATGTACTTTGCTCATTGTTTATTAATGAGGTGGTTTCTTTACAAGAAAAATTGGTGATCATTCTTGATGATTTTCATCAAGTGGAACATTCTCTTGTGATTAATCGCTGGATGGAAAAGATAATTGAACACCGTCCTCATCAGCTTCATATTGTGATTGCTAGTAGAAGTCGTCCGAGCTGGCAAGTGCTGACGAAAATGAAAGTGAGTGGACAATTGCTAGAGATTAGCCAGAAGGATTTAAAGCTTACGATGGAGGAAATGGAATTATTATTAACAGAGTTTTATGACGTGTCGTTAACCGAAAAGGAGTTACAGCAAATTTATGAATTGACAGAAGGTTGGGTAATTGCGTTAGGAATGATGGCGCAGCACTTGACTGAAAATGGGGATTTAACGAATGTATCGAGTCAAGCTTCACAATCTCTTCAGGAGCTGTTTCAATATTTGCTGTTTGAGGTGTTTTCAACACAACCACCAATGATTCAACAATTTTTGGAACAAACCTGTATCTTTGAAGTGATTTCTGAAGAGAAATGCACACATATATTAGGTATTCCTGACTCAGGGGCGATGCTTGAGGAGTTGACGAGTAAAAATTTATTTATCCAAAAAATTGGTGATGATAAGTATAAATATCATGCTTTGTTTCGCGAGTTTTTAGAGAAACAGTTTCGGACGAAGCAACCGGAGCGGTATGAGTTGTTACAGAAGCAAATTGCTTATTTTTTTGAACAAGATGGGCAGTGGGAGCAAGCGTTAATGTTTTATAAGAAATTGAATAAACTTGAAGCAATGGCCTCGATCCTAGATAAATATGGTTTTGTGATGCTTCAAAGTGGCAAGCTTGAAGGACTTTACGATTGGCTTTCTCTTATTCCAGAAGCGGAATTAAATGTTTGTTATAAGCTTTGGCATTTAAAAGGAGAGGTGCTTCGTTATCGATCAGCTTATCAAGAGGCAGAGTATTGTTATGATCAAGCGATTATTTATGCGGAAGCACAGCAGGATTATCTCGAAAAAAGTCGGGTTTTAGAAGGGAAAGCGCGAATTTATTTAGACACGATTCAGCCTTACCATGCGGAGCGACTTTTATATCAAGCGATTGATTTAAGAGAAAAGAATGAGGAAAGTACGACAGAGGAAATTGCCGAGTTGTATCAGCTTCTTGCTGAAAATTTAATCAATGCTGGGAAGGCTTCAAAAGCGGAAAAATGGATTCAGCGAGCGAAGGCATTAAATGTGCCGATAAAAGATAACCATTTAGAGGCGCGTTTATATTTGCGGACTGGCCGATTTAAGCAGGCAAAGGAGATGTTAGCGGAAACACAGTTCGCTATGAAAGTGGATGAGAAAAAAGAATTGCCACAGTCTCATCGTGAAACCGAGTTATTGCTTTCGTTAATTGCTTCATTCACTGGAGATGGGAAGCAAGCAAAGGAGCTTGCTCAGGATTCAATTGATCTTGGAGTACATGCGGAAGCGCCCTTTGTTGAAGCGTGTGGATGGATTCGAATGGGACATGCCGTACAGCTTACGGATCAATGTGAGCTTTTATTAGCGAAGAAGTGCTACGAAACATCTCTGCAAATGATGGACGACCTCCATTTAGGCCGTGGAAAAGCCGAGCCTCAAATGGGATTATGCCTTTTGTTCGGGAAAAGCGGAGATTATGAGCGAGCGATCGAAGCGGGAAGAAGCGCTCTGAAGGAAACGGAGAACGTACATGATGTTTGGTTATCAGCCCTCATTACATTAAGTATGGGACTTGCGGCCATTCATAATCGTCAAGTCGAAGATGCGATTGAATTTCTGAAAAAGGCGGAACAACTAGCTCGTCTAACGGAAGACGACTACATTAAGATGTTTTGTCATTTCTGGCAAGCGGTTATTTATTATGAGAGAGCGGAGAATGACTTATTTATTAAACACTTTTCTCCATTTATGAAACTTGTTCAACTGCGAGATTATGAATTTATTTTTTTTAATCGGACGATGTTTGGGCCGCTTGATTTGCAATTATTTCCTTATTTATTTATGGAGGCGTCTAAACAAAATATATATCCTGATTATATTGTTAGGGTATTGCACCGAATGGGATTAGCGAAGTTGCAATCTCATCCTGGTTATACGCTGCGTGTACAAGCACTTGGTCCTTTTCGTATTTGGCTTGGAGATAAAGAGGTGGAAGAACGTCAATGGCAGCGTGGCAAGGCAAAAGAGTTATTCCAGCTGTTTATTACCCACTATAAACAGCTGTTACCGAAAGAAGAAATTTTTCAAAAGTTATGGCCAGATCGCGATGAAGTCAGCTGTGCTAGAGATTTCAAAGTTGCATTAAATGCGGTGAATAATGTATTAGAGCCACAGCGAAAAGCTCGTTCAGCGTCATTTTTTATTAAACGAGAAGGAACTTTCTATGGTCTTAATCCAGATGCTGTACTCGAAATGGATGTAACCCAATTTGAACAGTGGGTCGAAATGGGGTTAGAAGAAGGAGATAAAGAAAAAGCATTTTCATGTCTTGAAAAGGGGATGAAATACTATAATGGCGACTTTTTAGCGGAACGCCGTTATGATGAATGGTGCAGAAATGAACGAGAACGCTTGCTTGTCTATTATTTACGAGGAGCAGAAAAGCTTGCCCAGCTTGCTGTTCGAAACGAAAACTACGAAGCGGCCATTCAATGGTGTGAAAAAATTATTGAGCGAGATGTGACCTGGGAGGAAGCGTATCGCTTATTGATGTATAGCTATTATCGAAAAAATAATCGTCCTCAAGCCATCAAATGGTATCAAAAATGCAATCAAATTTTGCAGGAAGAGCTTGGGGTACGCCCACTCGAGCCAACATTATATATGTATCAAATGATTATGGAAGCGAAATAA
- the helD gene encoding RNA polymerase recycling motor HelD: MNTELRQEQERLDSVMETITEQISKIEDETSRHRKEVVNIRKHFWNDVKVNTDTFDDYLETIIGLRQQAQALSVSQSTHRHAFNRLSVLHRMQEVPYFGRIDFIEKGTSEVESIYIGVSTLMDTTGENFLIYDWRAPISSIYYDYPPGPVEYVTPEGVIHGLLDQKWQYIIRGGVIKSMFDTSLTIGDEILQQVLGKGTDKHMHSIVATIQQEQNRIIRHDHGRLLIVQGAAGSGKTSAALQRIAYLLYKYRDWIKADQIILFSPNAMFNNYVSRVLPELGEENMQQVTFQEYLDHRLSHAFQVEGPYEQLEYVLTASNDPSYWTRTASIRFKASTHFFETIKTYRQSLELSGMLFKGIKFRGKPFVSAKQISERFYNNDTSLRFHNRIEKLMEWLNERIDETEKLELTKPWVQEEIELLSKEEYQKVYTHLQNEHGFTEDSFDDYERESKILGRMIVRKKLKPLRKWVRTLRFVDFTGIYKQLFTDPTRIKLWIEGKTPEEWEEICLSTVKMLNEGKLFYEDATPFLLLKELIQGFQTNVSIKHVLVDEAQDYSPFQFEFLKRLFPSARMTVLGDFNQAIFAHASEMVDFHTLTSLYGPDKTDAINLTRSYRSTKPIVEFTRRLVPDGERIIAFERDGERPVLTQLSDRAELHRCIASKVVDLQKRHYNTIAIICKSAAESAAAYEVLSSVEEIKLVKSGSIEYEQGVVVIPAYLAKGIEFDAVIIYDASAQIYGDESLRRLFYTACTRAMHCLQLYSIGEPSPFLRNVTPDITRG, from the coding sequence ATGAACACAGAACTTCGGCAGGAGCAAGAACGATTGGACAGCGTAATGGAGACAATTACGGAGCAAATCAGCAAGATAGAAGACGAAACTAGCCGGCATCGAAAAGAAGTGGTCAATATTCGTAAACACTTTTGGAATGATGTCAAGGTTAACACAGACACTTTTGACGATTATCTTGAGACGATTATCGGCTTAAGACAACAGGCTCAAGCCCTGTCCGTAAGCCAAAGCACGCACAGGCACGCCTTCAATCGGCTGTCCGTACTGCACCGAATGCAGGAAGTACCTTATTTTGGTCGGATTGATTTCATCGAAAAAGGAACTTCTGAAGTGGAAAGTATCTATATCGGAGTCTCTACGCTTATGGATACAACAGGAGAGAATTTCCTAATCTACGATTGGCGGGCGCCGATATCGAGCATTTACTATGATTACCCGCCCGGCCCGGTCGAGTACGTTACACCAGAAGGAGTAATTCACGGCTTGTTGGATCAAAAGTGGCAATATATCATCCGCGGCGGCGTTATCAAATCAATGTTCGATACAAGTCTAACCATTGGAGACGAGATTTTACAGCAGGTGCTTGGCAAAGGTACAGACAAACATATGCACAGCATAGTGGCTACTATTCAACAGGAGCAAAACCGGATTATCCGACACGACCATGGACGACTACTCATTGTTCAAGGGGCTGCTGGAAGCGGTAAGACATCAGCTGCTCTACAGCGAATCGCTTACTTGCTTTACAAGTATCGAGATTGGATTAAAGCCGATCAAATCATTTTATTTTCGCCAAACGCAATGTTTAACAATTATGTATCCAGAGTGTTGCCCGAACTCGGTGAAGAGAATATGCAGCAGGTCACATTTCAGGAATACTTGGACCATCGGCTGAGCCACGCATTTCAAGTCGAGGGTCCTTATGAGCAATTGGAATATGTGTTAACTGCTTCGAATGACCCTTCCTACTGGACTAGGACTGCGAGCATCCGATTCAAGGCATCGACCCATTTTTTCGAGACGATCAAAACATACAGGCAGTCGCTAGAATTATCAGGCATGTTATTCAAAGGAATTAAATTCAGAGGAAAGCCGTTCGTTTCCGCCAAACAAATTTCGGAAAGGTTTTATAATAATGACACCTCGCTTCGCTTTCACAACAGGATTGAGAAGTTGATGGAATGGCTAAACGAGCGAATAGATGAAACCGAAAAGCTTGAGCTGACCAAGCCATGGGTACAGGAAGAAATCGAGTTACTTAGCAAAGAGGAATATCAAAAGGTATATACCCACTTACAAAACGAACATGGCTTTACGGAAGACTCGTTTGACGATTATGAGAGAGAGAGTAAAATACTCGGGCGTATGATCGTTCGCAAGAAGTTGAAGCCGCTGCGTAAATGGGTCCGAACGCTTCGGTTTGTCGACTTTACGGGAATATACAAGCAGCTTTTTACTGATCCAACGCGGATCAAACTGTGGATTGAGGGGAAAACACCTGAAGAATGGGAGGAAATTTGCCTATCGACTGTGAAAATGCTAAATGAAGGCAAACTGTTTTACGAAGATGCTACTCCGTTTTTACTTTTGAAAGAGCTGATTCAAGGCTTTCAGACGAATGTCTCTATCAAACATGTGCTTGTAGACGAAGCGCAAGACTATTCTCCGTTTCAATTCGAGTTTTTGAAACGCTTGTTTCCATCGGCAAGGATGACCGTGCTTGGTGACTTTAACCAAGCAATATTCGCCCATGCCAGCGAAATGGTCGATTTCCACACGCTTACCAGCTTATACGGACCAGACAAAACGGATGCGATTAACTTGACCCGTAGCTACAGATCTACAAAACCGATTGTCGAATTCACACGCAGACTTGTGCCTGATGGTGAACGAATTATCGCTTTTGAACGCGACGGCGAGAGACCTGTGCTGACGCAATTGTCCGATCGTGCGGAACTGCACCGCTGCATCGCTTCCAAAGTCGTAGACTTGCAGAAGCGGCATTATAATACGATCGCGATTATATGCAAATCCGCTGCGGAAAGCGCTGCTGCATACGAGGTCTTGAGCAGCGTCGAAGAAATCAAACTCGTGAAAAGTGGCTCGATTGAATATGAACAAGGTGTTGTCGTTATACCAGCGTATTTGGCCAAAGGCATCGAATTCGACGCCGTCATCATTTATGACGCATCTGCGCAAATATACGGTGATGAGAGCCTGCGCAGATTGTTCTACACCGCCTGCACAAGAGCTATGCATTGCTTGCAGTTATACAGTATAGGCGAACCAAGCCCCTTTTTGCGAAATGTTACGCCGGACATAACAAGGGGCTGA
- the eutH gene encoding ethanolamine utilization protein EutH, translating to MENLGTYVIYVIMAFAMLGAFAAIRNEEEGMGKEFMEGIYTIGPIFIPIAATLASIPYLSKFIEFAFGPLFTAIGADPAMAATTFISSDMGGYQLADVLASDRENWIIATVNGIIMGPHIIFTIPVALAMLQKRDHKYLALGMMSGVLTVPISVFITTSILALTDAKIRDTISTTAEPTYQLSLSISTILINLLPLIAVGVFIAIGLRMFPNAMIKGFMGIGWFMRSAMILILACSIVEYFTGVFSTVFGGWGFDPIIADAEDQFRGLEIAGYIGIMLAGAFPMVYAIQKYLAKPLEFFGKKLGLSSIGSAGVIAATANPLALFKIIKDMPAKDKVLTIAYAISGGWMIGDQLAFPANFQPTIIVPVMLGKFIGAILAIMLAYRISVPKALELERIEKLDEAASQNMGKVNENQPSLEATS from the coding sequence ATGGAGAATTTAGGAACTTATGTCATTTATGTTATTATGGCTTTTGCTATGCTGGGAGCATTTGCGGCGATTCGTAATGAGGAAGAAGGAATGGGAAAAGAATTTATGGAAGGGATCTACACGATTGGTCCTATCTTTATTCCGATTGCCGCTACATTAGCTTCGATCCCATATTTATCAAAGTTCATTGAATTTGCTTTTGGTCCGCTGTTTACGGCAATCGGTGCTGATCCAGCTATGGCTGCCACTACCTTTATTTCTAGTGATATGGGTGGTTATCAATTAGCGGATGTGTTGGCAAGTGATCGCGAAAATTGGATTATTGCTACGGTTAATGGCATTATTATGGGTCCTCATATTATTTTTACAATTCCGGTTGCGCTGGCGATGTTACAAAAACGTGATCATAAATATTTAGCGCTTGGTATGATGTCTGGCGTTCTGACAGTTCCAATCAGCGTATTTATTACAACGAGCATTCTGGCGTTAACAGATGCAAAAATTCGAGATACGATTAGCACAACAGCGGAACCGACATACCAATTATCCCTGTCGATCAGTACGATTTTGATTAATCTTCTTCCGTTAATAGCGGTTGGCGTATTTATCGCTATTGGGCTACGGATGTTCCCTAATGCTATGATCAAAGGTTTTATGGGGATCGGTTGGTTTATGAGATCGGCGATGATATTAATTCTTGCATGTTCAATTGTTGAATATTTTACAGGTGTGTTTTCAACTGTATTCGGGGGCTGGGGCTTCGATCCGATTATCGCGGATGCTGAAGATCAGTTTAGAGGATTAGAGATTGCTGGGTATATTGGAATTATGCTTGCTGGTGCGTTTCCGATGGTGTATGCGATTCAAAAGTATCTGGCAAAGCCGCTTGAATTTTTCGGAAAGAAATTAGGCTTGAGCAGTATTGGTAGCGCTGGAGTGATCGCTGCGACAGCCAATCCACTGGCATTGTTTAAAATTATTAAAGATATGCCGGCAAAAGACAAGGTATTAACGATTGCCTACGCCATTAGTGGAGGTTGGATGATTGGAGATCAACTAGCGTTCCCTGCAAACTTTCAGCCAACAATCATTGTTCCAGTTATGCTAGGTAAATTTATTGGAGCGATTTTAGCGATTATGTTAGCGTATCGTATTTCTGTTCCAAAAGCATTAGAGCTTGAGAGAATAGAAAAACTAGATGAGGCAGCGAGTCAGAATATGGGGAAAGTGAATGAGAATCAACCTTCTCTTGAAGCAACAAGTTAA